The following are encoded in a window of Apteryx mantelli isolate bAptMan1 chromosome 17, bAptMan1.hap1, whole genome shotgun sequence genomic DNA:
- the CCDC74B gene encoding coiled-coil domain-containing protein 74B, which produces MAAERSLGFLRRQHAETLAKLHEELEHLKRENRDLHYKLIMEEGAQRADNTISTSSSAKTSSRHCSACNSTASQHSLKQRLQTKQSRKHEQSAEEYVVQLVPGESQLPSLHMEKLTEEVPPREHREVSDKATSPITSLRSSITCTTTQIPAASSSSFLVNALPSWDWKPPTLGECQVIIRQLWSINQMQAQQIVYLKSCLENIYKTKRIPGDYLITSQIGNPAVTRLPKVSHKDTPRKCLIAAPVPITKKAILPPLKQTLGNSFVERQKRTQAIQRSRLHRTVL; this is translated from the exons ATGGCGGCCGAGCGCAGCCTGGGCTTCCTGCGGCGGCAGCACGCCGAGACGCTGGCGAAGCTGCACGAGGAGCTCGAGCACCTCAAGCGGGAAAACAGAg ATCTCCATTACAAGCTCATAATGGAGGAGGGGGCGCAGCGCGCAG ataatACAATTTCTACTTCATCTTCTGCAAAGACCAGTTCAAGGCACTGTTCAGCAT GTAACTCTACAGCTTCTCAGCATTCGCTAAAACAGAGACTACAAACAAAACAATCCAGGAAGCATGAACAAAGTGCAGAAGAATATGTGGTTCAGTTAGTGCCTGGAGAATCACAGCTACCCAGTCTACATATGGAAAAGTTAACTGAGGAAGTTCCTCCCAG AGAACACAGAGAAGTTTCTGATAAAGCTACATCCCCAATAACTTCACTGAGAAGTTCGATTACATGTACAACAACTCAAATACCAGCAGCCTCTTCAAGTTCCTTCCTGGTAAATGCCCTTCCTTCCTGGGACTGGAAGCCACCAACACTGGGAGAGTGTCAGGTAATCATTCGCCAGCTCTGGAGCATCAATCAGATGCAGGCCCAACAG ATAGTGTATCTGAAATCATGTTTGGAAAACATCTACAAGACCAAAAGAATTCCTGGAGACTACTTAATCACCAGTCAAATTGG GAATCCAGCAGTCACACGTTTGCCCAAAGTGTCACACAAGGATACGCCCAGAAAATG tttgATTGCTGCTCCAGTGCCTATTACAAAAAAGGCAATTTTGCCACCACTGAAACAAACACTGGGGAACAGTTTTGTTGAGAGACAGAAGAGAACTCAGGCTATTCAAAGAAGCCGTCTTCATCGAACTGTGCTTTAA